The DNA window CCATAATTACTGTATAACCCAGCTCAACATGTAAGTTTGTATAAAATATAGTGTCAAGATGAAATCCTCTGGTCCTTTTTACTCTTCAGAAAGGGGAATAACTTAAACAGCTCTTATAAACCtataaatatttgaaaaaatacacaAGTTTTCCATTTATTCATAAAATCTTTTGTttaacaaaaaatttgccCAAGTGTTTCATCTGCCAGCCACACGTAACGGCAAGAACAGTCAATTGAATTACAATCCACCACATAGCACGGGAATTAACCGCTTCGGACGCGTTTCTGAAAGTGGCCTCACGATCTctcatcaatttttgttctcttcTAATATCATCAATCCTGGAGTTTAATACGTTAACCTTGGCGTGCAAGATGTCAATTGTGGTTTTTCCTTTAGAATCTAACTTTTCGTCAGTACCAACTTGAAATTCGACGTCAATCTTGGTTTTGGCCTTTATTAACCAGCCACCAGCCTCAGGCTGAATACAAATCTTATGTTCACCTGAATCTAGCGCAAGGAAAGTAAAGTCACCACTTGCTGAACCCTTCTGATGAACAACTACGTGATTATCATCAAACGTCTCTTCAATATCAATTACGACACCAAAATCTTGCGCACCGGCATCTCTGTAATCCTGTAATCCGTCATCGTAAATTTGTGCCTTGTACGTTCCTTGAAACAAAGTGCCTTTCGACAATTCCTTATGGAAACATTTACGTTCAGCACCAGACGTGTAGAAATAGAACGCAGAAACTTGAGCTGGCAAAACTAGACAGCAAGCAAGAATCTGTAAAATGACATTCAAAAGCATGATTTCCTGGATGGGTTGAACGTCTTTGAATAGCTTTTCTGAATTGTAAAGAGAGTATCAAATAAATTCTGCGTGTACGCTTTTCTGCTGatgtgttttttttaactTATTACGCGATTCATTTTTCACGGTAAAAGAAGGATCCACGTAAAGAATGGTCGCAAGATAGTACAGCATAGCCAATGGTTATACAGGTTCTTTTGATGCGATCAGTGCATCGCGAGCGAGTCCTTTCACTTGTGTAACGCTTTTAACCCGGTTCTTTTTACTATGAATATCCTTTTACAGGATCCTTTTGCTGTTCTTAAAGAACATCCTGAGAAGCTTACGCATACAATTGAGAACCCTTTACGTACTGAATGTCTTCAGTTCAGTCCTTGTGGTGACTATCTGGCCCTAGGCTGTGCCAGTGGAGCACTTCTTATTTATGACATGGACACACTTCGACCTATCTGTGTTCCAGGGAATATGTTAGGAGCTCATGTCAGAACCATTACTTCTATCTCATGGTCTCCAGATGGCAGGTTTCTGCTTACTAGTTCTAGAGATTGGTCAATAAAACTTTGGGATCTCTCGGCACCGAGTAAGCcgttg is part of the Saccharomyces kudriavzevii IFO 1802 strain IFO1802 genome assembly, chromosome: 1 genome and encodes:
- the ERP1 gene encoding Erp1p (similar to Saccharomyces cerevisiae ERP1 (YAR002C-A) and ERP6 (YGL002W); ancestral locus Anc_4.124) encodes the protein MLLNVILQILACCLVLPAQVSAFYFYTSGAERKCFHKELSKGTLFQGTYKAQIYDDGLQDYRDAGAQDFGVVIDIEETFDDNHVVVHQKGSASGDFTFLALDSGEHKICIQPEAGGWLIKAKTKIDVEFQVGTDEKLDSKGKTTIDILHAKVNVLNSRIDDIRREQKLMRDREATFRNASEAVNSRAMWWIVIQLTVLAVTCGWQMKHLGKFFVKQKIL